The stretch of DNA CCCTCTGGCCAATTCATCCCTAATCAAATCAAGATGCATTTCATAATTGTCCATTTCCTTTAAAGGCACCGGAATGGGagagaaatttttcatagTGGCAATAAGCTCCGAGTACGCAGTGTAATCAGGAAGAAAGAATGACAAATAACAATCGGCAATGATCGTGGCAATTCTTGTCAACCCTGCTCTTCCTCCTGGTACAATACATACGTTTCTGTACGTGTACTTTGATGCTTTGCCTTGACGGTACTCTTCGTTGTAGTAGTTTGCAACGGCCTCACGAAGCTCCTTGATACCGGCAGTTGGGGCGTACTCACGATAGTCTACTGGCAAGTTGATTTGTTTGGGTCTAGGAAAAGACCCGGGAATTGTGTCACCGTGTTCAGGTGCACCTTGCCCCAAGTTAGCCCAATCACCAACATGCTCAGAGTCGTACCCATACTCTGCGGCCCTTTCCGTTACCCACAAGACCCCGGTCGAAGACTGTTTGGTGTTCAATGCGGGCTTGAAGGTGCTCTCGTTAAATCTTGGCTTGGGCAATGGGATGGGCGAGCTTTCTCTACCATTCTCCAGCTTTGACAATTTGGAGATCAAATGCTGTCTAAAGTTTGAGTTTTTCAAGTTTGGGGTAGCCAGTGGTGTTCTTCCAGGAATTGTCTGATATGTGCTTGCGTGATAGTTTTCACGAACATGGTGTGGTTGTGGGGACCTCAAGCTAGACTCATCATGAGCGTGATAGTTCCCGGATTGTGAAATAGGATTGTGCAATGGAGTTGTGGGGGATGCTTGAATTGCTTCCAATAATGAGGATGCGGATCTTTTTAAAGCAGGGGGCAATGTTGATTCCAATCTTTCAAACTCTAACACGGAATCTTGGTCATTGTCAGATTCATCAGTGAGCTGGAAACTAGACATCTTGTTGTTAGTGATAATGTTGTGTTTTATGGATGAAGATAAACTTCCAAGATCAGATCTAGcgcaaattttttttttttttgcttcttCAACGGCTGCTTcagttttcatttttcttctgGGGGGGTGGAAGAAGTTTAAATCAGTTGTTGATTAGATTCTTATTAGTCATAAATGCGCTAAATTAATCCTTAGCCCCGGATTACCTAATCATATAAACTTCACATGATTAATCGAGTGAAAACTTGAAGCTCTTACTGTAGGTTTAGAATTAAACATGATGATGCACTTCCATAAAGTGCATAAGAATATAACAGGAAATCACAAAAGACAAGTGCACAACTTCTTGACAAGTAAATAACGCTCAAGGATCTAAAACGTGTTCCTTGCAATCAGAAACTTTCAGACGAACTtagatttcaaaaatttagCGGGATTCGTTCAGTGAAACGACAACACAGAAAATGCTCTAGTCAATTGTATGCCAAAAGATACCAAGATCTTCTTTCGAGCTCTTGATGCAATGTAACCTGCTTTAAGCTTTCTTAAAGGAATATTATACTTTTTCAGTCGAGTTTGGTAAGCAAATATCGTTTTCACAACGAATCGCGCACGGTTCAAGTCaagcaagaaaaaaaaataaacaaaataaaatggaGAGCTTTAaaaccacaacaaccacaacctTATCCTTTTACATTGAAATAGTGCTGATACAATGGAAAATCCTCACGAACAGACGCATAACGCGTTATTGTCAagaataattaataatatggTACGTTGTATTGGGTCTAACAGCTCCAGTAAACTAGAAACTGCAGGCAGTCAAAAGCAACAATGTAATACTAACTTACTAACAGGAAAGCTTGAATGAGTCGGTAGTAGCGGTAAACAAATCCTTACAGCAgatcaataacaacaatttacAAACAGAAATATTATCGCAGATGTGGGAAAACTATATTCGGAACTCTGAGTACAATTTAGAGGTGACTGGTTTGAAGAAGGAGCCGTTGTTTGAGAAGAGAGAATGAGTGccaataaaaagaaaacagaCTGCTAGTCCTCATTAACCAAGGTGTTATATAGACGTACGAACTCACCCTTGTTCAAAGAGCCTGAATTATATTGCTGTGAGTGTTGAATTGTGACGGCTCACCTTAGCATTGGCTCTTTCTAATGACAGGAGAGCCGTGGGTTGACTACACTCCAAAGTCTATAATTTCTAGATATAGTATCATGAACAATACTTAATATGTATTACTATTTGTGTATTCCatttaaaccaaaaaaagtTTTGCGGATTGGTTTATGCCAGGTCAACAGTATATAATGTACAAAAGAACAAAACCAAGCAACATCgtaatataaaaatatcacTCCCAGGAATTAAATGACTGTTTGTGGGTCTGCAATCTCTTAGTTTTGGGTTGGTAACAATCCGAACCTCTTTTTCAAGGTCACTCTTTGTCTGGAGTATTTGTCATCTGGGGAGAATCTAGCTGGGTGAGCAGATTTGGTGATTTCTCCATCTTCTgatatctttttcaaagtGTAGATTCTTTTGCCTTCGGCATCTAAGGTGTACATCAAATGCATTGTGGATGAAGTATTGGTTTAAGGATAAACTGTTCCAGCTAAGAGCAGACTATCcgaatttttttttttttttttttttcactgGTTCGATGTCTTCTGTCATCGCATTattagaaattgatgaattgacacgaaaaaaaagagaaaaagagaaaaccAGAGCACCACTGTTTTCGAGTTACAAAACACTATCATGCATGCCTATTCATATCGTGTATTACTATATATTCTCTTCCTGTTTAAATGCCTCCCAGCGCTTATTCAAAGTGATAAAGACTCCATTACATATCAACCCCAGTTCCCTATTGTCCTTGGTTTGGGATGCTAATTTGTCAGGATGAATGCTGCTAATGACCTTCATATACTGGATCTTTACTTGTTTTGGTAGCATCAAATCGTTGGTAGTTAAATTACGCAATTTCTCACTCATTCTGATATTTGGAGGTATAATCTCATTTAAGTTAGTCAACATGGCTCGAAGATTGTTCTGTTTGGCGTCTGCCCAAGATCTAATTTTGTCTTCAATCTTGTCTTTAGTCAAAGCATCAACTTCGTCGTCACCTGACTTAGTTGGCCGTTTTGTTTCAACTGCAGGAGTCTTATTCGAAGGTGTAGAAGCACGCGACGACACACTTGGTTTAGGCGGTTTGTAATTTTGTGGGTTAACGATTTTATCGACTCTTCGCTTACCGTCCATAACTTTCTTATCGTTGCAATTCAACTGTCTTATTAAAACAAGGTACTGTTCCAAAGCCTCGCTGTACTTCTCTAACAATTCCAACACTTCTGCCTTTATCATGAACAATTTAGTACACCAATACTTGATCAGCTTGTCTGCAATTTCATAATCACTCAAAATCTCTTGAGGCAAGAACAATGCTTCCGCATCTTTGATATTATCCAAACTTTCCTTCAAATGCCCCAGCAACTTGTTGACTGAAGCCAAGTTTGATAAAATAACAATCCGCAATTCATGATTAGGAGGCAAACAGCCAAGACAAATCGTGTAGGATTCTAACGCAGTGGTATAATCACCAGATTTATATGCAGCTGTAGCTTTTTCCTTTGCAGTAGTGTAATCAGTGTAAACAAACTGATTCAAAGGGCTTGAATCACGAAAAGACCCAGGGGCAGGGGCATTTCTACCATTTGATGTGCCCGAAGTTCCCAATCCAAGCAAATCCTCATCGGGAGTAGTACTGTTTACAGAAGAGTCAACTGAAACTGGGTCGGATGCATGATGATTTATGGAAGTGGGCCTCTCTGGAGGTGCAGTAACTTGACTTTTTCTTGCTGGTCTTTGTGGCAATTCAATACTTGCTTTCTGCTGCACGTTGCGTCTAGGTGGCTCTCTCTTTTGCGAGCTCATAATGCCATGGCGATTTGAATTCAGCGGTCTCTGTGGTAATTCTGGACTTGACTCTTTAGACGAGGGATGAGATTGTTTTGGCTTGCCGTCTATCCAATTTTCAAAGCGAGCTCTGGATCTATCTCTGTTCCGTTctctttgttgtttcatAAAGCGCTCTATgtctttttgatttatgtTTTCTTCGTCCGTTCCATACTCCTCGCCTCCATATTTCTTCTCCATTGCATCTGATTCATACTTCTCTTTCGTCTTCATCCACGCTGGGATGTTGTCATTGTTGCTTCTAGGACCGCTGAATTGTTCCAAATTTTGCATTACCGCTCGTTTAGAAAAATTGTAGAAACTGTTTGCTTTCTTAACTAAATCGGTGCCCAActcattcaattttattccTTCGGAACGCTGACCTAGAACAGAACCACCGTTCTCCACCATGTCCGTGTTTGAATTGCCCGAGTTCTTACTCATAATATAATTGACACATTTCTGCAAATCTAACCCTCTTTTGTTAATGGCCTCATTAGCATCTTCGACACTAAATCCAATGTCAACCAattcagcaacaacaaaatctTTTTGCTCATTAGCTCTATTTGAAGCTCTCTTGCTATGCAGAACTGTCAGGTGGGACTCTGCTTCGGAAGTTTGTGACAGTATAGAAGGAGATGCAACTGACTTCGAAGCCGATTTACTTTCTTGGAAAAAATCGGTGAAATCATCGTCCAACAAAGAAATCTCAGCTGATTTTGAGTTGTCCCTATTAACAGGGGTTGGGTCCGACTTACTAGACAGGTTTTGGGACTTGCTTTCTAGAAAGATCAGAAATGGATCTTCTGGTTGGGCCGACAAGATACCTGTTTGGTGAAGTGAAACACCCAGCTCGGAATTTCCACTATTGCTTACTGGACTAGCTGTCCTACTTGGCGTCAAAATATCAATGTTTGACCAGCTTGAATTGACGGAATTGTTCTGGGATTGAGATTGAAGTAGATTGTTTTTTGTAGGTTGTTGAAAAGCTTGTtgtctttgttgttgttgttgttgttgctgtaaCTTTTGACGTTCTGATAGTGACAAATTGTTGAGCTTTAAGTTCAAGCTGCTAGTGCTATTTCCACTACTTGCAGATTGAAATAAATCTGCAAATGCATCTTTTTTTGGAGGAACCATAGTCCATAGAAATGACAACAAACTTTCTATCTATCTTGTTTTGAAAACCGAAAaagattcaaaaaaaaaggaaaaaaaagacacCAGCAAATATAAAACTGAAAATGTGCACGCAAATGTCCCGCGTAGACCAGGAGATCTCTCtctttctgttttttttttttctattttccCAGTTGAGGAGGTTGTACATGCTTTTCTTTCCAGATCTTGCGATAAGgtataatttgatttactTAGCACAGGAAAACATTCGAGACGCAAATGAGCCAAAATGCCGATGAATATGAAGCTTTAACGGCCACTTTACTGTCGttttacaattttttcagGCACCAATTCGAGCACATTATCAAACCAAGACTAATAAAATTTCGAGCCATGACCGAGAAAGAAAGAGCTTTGCTTCCATGGTACGAAGCGCACACAGGGGAGTTAAAACAGTGTATCGAAGTAAATCGTGGATTTACGGAATTACTATCTACAAGCATTGCAAATGACTGGGGTGTTGCTGGAACATCTCTAGATTGGCATCCAGCTGGCCCTCGAGAGTTTGAGATAACCTCCACGACGTTATTGCAATTGATGAGAGAGTGGAGTGACGAGGGCCAAGCTGAAAGAGACGTTGCATTCACTCGAATCATAAGCGAGTTGGAAGAGCTTTATCCTGATGAGCCGTCGCGACAATCAATCAGAATATTAAACCCTGGCTGTGGCTTGGGTCGATTGGTTATGGAGTTGGTGATAAGAGGATTTTGGACACAAGGAAACGAGATCAGCTACCACATGCTATTGGCATCaaattttatattgaatCACAGCCAGTTTCCTCACAGCCATTCGATATTTCCGTTTTTATCGAGATCGTCGCATTTGGTAAAGCGAAAGTATCAAACAAGGGGCATCACAATCCCCGATGTGGCACCGTTTGCGGTCCTCTCAGAATTGAAGGAGAAAACTCCCAGTATTGCATACGAAGAATTGATGTCAATAACTGCCGGCTCGTTTCTTGAATTATACGGTCCAAATAAACCGAGCGACACTTTGAATGACCCGGCTGCCATTGAGTTGAAGAATTCGAGCAAAGATAGCTTTGACGTCGTTGTTAcgaatttttttttagacACAGCAAGCAATATCATCGAGTATGTGAGAGCAATCAACCAcgttttgaaaaatggtgGCAGATGGATAAATTTCGGTCCATTGTTGTGGCATTTTGAGGGTGACTACAATGTCAGCTACATTAATAGAGAAGATAATGTCTCTATACCAGATATCAAAAAAGGGTTAGAGTTATCTCGCGAAGACTTGCTTGAGTTAATCAAGAATATGGGCTTTGACTTTGTGAAACATGAGTCTGACATAGAAAGCACATATTGCAAGGACATAAAGCTGTTGGGttcatttgttttcaaGTGTGAATATTGGGTGTGTATTAAAGTGAGATAAAGAAGTTTCATTGTACTACTATAATATTACTCTGTTTAGTTCTATTGAgcaataaaatttttgtaGTGGAATATCACAAGTTTGTCTTTTTAACATTAGAATTCAATCTTTTCAAGATGACATCGTCTGATTCGGCCAAAACGCCTGCCAACTTTAATGTGTCCTTAGTCTTGACGACGATAGTGTCCCAATCCAATGGCGTCTTTCCGATCcttgaattgaattcaacAGTCTTGGTCCACTCTTTGGCATCTTCTGCGGAATAATCCAAGTTCGAAGAGATATATTCTATAGCCTCATCGACGTGCTCGTTATAGTATTGGATTCCTTGGTTGACGGCATCAATAAAGTTCTTGATCACGTCCGATTTAGCTTGCAAAGAGTCAGAAGATGTTGCAACGACCCATGACGACCAAGGAGTGTATATCTGATCAATCTGTTTGATTTCATGGTTATCATAATACTTTTTGCTGGTAAAGTATTCCCACATGAATGCATCTGACCCTTCTACCCCGTCCTTCAAATTTACAGAGTCCCGtaaattcttgaaattgGATAAAACCTGAAATTGGTCAAAAGAAGGAACCCCCAATTGATGGGCCAAAACAAAGCTCATCACATACGACCCTGATCCTATTCGGCTCACCCCAATCCTTTTTAATTGCTTTGCGTCGGTGACATCGTCACGATTGGAACCGGTGCTGACAGCCCACAATAAAGGTGATTTGACATAAGTGTCTAGAACATGAATATTTTCGTTACCCTTTGCAATATCAGCAATAAAAGCTTCTGTCAACCCAATTGCGATGTCTACCTCATTCGAATTGAGCAAATTAATTAGTCTTCCACTTCCTTCAGGGACTTTTACAAACTCAATGCTGAGATCGTGTGCTTTGTAGTAGCCTTGTTGTTGAGCAAAGAATAGTGGCGTGGAAAAGTGCTCTGGAATGTATGCAACTTTCAAGGTAGGCATTGTTTACTTAGCAGTGTTCTGATTTGTGTAGAATGTTCTGAAGCCAACCACAGTTTTCTTGCACGTTCTCTGCTTTTTATTCGCCGCAGAAAACCTCGAAAAAACTGATTTATCACTGTGTAAAATTGCACGACTGTGCCACTCACAGAAAAAGAGTGTGCAGTTATTTAGTATTGTTAACAAAGGTTATATTGACTAGCAATTTGGTCGTACCTGACAAGAGTATTTATGAAATTGAGAGACAAATGAAATACAAATGTCAAACGATGCCAAGACTACAGTGCAAAGACATTCAAGTTCTAACATTGATAATATAGAATTGAACTGacaaaatacaaataaCCATGGCCATTCACATAACGACATGtttatacaaaaaaaaaaaagaaacaacacCATGGAGATCTGTACACACTTGCCTATTTGTATATTACCTTAACTTCAGTCTCcttgtttatttatatttagcAACATGTGCTTCTTGGAGCATTAGCATTATCAGTGTTTGCAGTCAAATCAATTCTGCGACCATTTGAACCTTCTTGAGCCTCGCCACCAGTAACCGTCACACTCGGGATCTTGCTTCCAATACCCACAAATACCTCGTTAACATTATTGCCAGTCTTTGCACTGGTctcaaaaaataacaaaccTTCTTCATCAGCCAAACTTTGCCCTTCCTCGACACTCACCTTTCGTAAAGTCTCACCATCTTCTGCACTATCATCTTCTACCAAGTCAAGCTTGTTTCCAACCAATGCAATCGTTATATCTCTATTAGCCTGCTCATGCAACTCTTTAACCCAATGTCTAGCTTTTATAAATGAAGCTGGTTTGGTAATATCGTAAACGACAATAGCAGCTTGGGCATTTCTATAATACATCGGGGCAAGAGAAGCAAAACGCTCCTGCCCAGCAGTGTCCCAGATTTCATACTTTATAGTGCGCTCACCGATGGTGCACTTTTGAGTTAAAAACGCAGCTCCTATAGTTGGctctttgttttcttgGAAATCATTGGACACAAATCGCAACACCAACGACGACTTTCCTACTGCAGCTTCTCCCAATAAAACCAATTTCACTGCTGTTGCGGGGGCTGGATGTTGACTCATTGCTAGTATGTATTTTGGCTCTTTGATCCTGAATGCGACAATGCAATACAAATAGTAGAAATAATGATGGTGATACTACTagtattaataataatccgAGAAACGATATcacaaaataaatcagTACCCAATGAGGTTGATGCACAAATATTAGTGGTGTGTAAAACTAAAGAGAATATCTCGCTATGATTTCTATTGATAAGAAAAGATGAGAGATTAAGGAAATATCTTCTGTAGTTGTATCGccaccttttttttttgtagtagtagtagtatcggttttggttttggttttctcATTAGTTAAGATTCTTGCGATAAGGCACGACCTTGATCATTTGCATGTTTCTCgtttaattgtttttatttctttttttttttatggtGTGTGGTAGTAGTTACAGATATCGACGGTTGCAAGTGCACGAGTGCTGCGACTGACCGGATCGTCATGCTAAAAGATTCAGGGGTGTGTAAGAGCGTGCCAAGTCGAGGAGGAACCAACATTTCACAACTGCTTCAGGATAGGgcattctttttcttctttctattTGATCTAGCCTTGCGTCTATTCGTGTTGTTGGTTGGTACAAGCGAATATCCCAATAAGGTTTTTGTTGCCTATGTGCATCGTGTAGTAGTATAGTAACGAGAGATAcgattcttcttctccttcCCCTTTTCTTCGGATTgctttatatttatatatatatattgtcATCATCGTCACGAAATTCactatcattatcaattattttgttttttctttatctttgTCCTCCTCGTTTAATCCTTATCACAGTTTTGGGTTGTtgcaatttcttttcattctCCAGTTGGGGCTTACACTTTCTCTTGGAGTTTCCgtttataatttttacACACACAAAAGCACAAACTACACTTTGTCTTCACAGTGTATAACAGATACCACGGTATTACTAAGGGGGAAAACTAACCTAACCAAAGGGACTGacaaaaaaagtaaaaagaaaacaaaggaggacaaaaaaaaaagagagagaatCAAAAAGACATACACATAACCTACTTTGATTGAGcaatccaaaaaaaaaaaaattagtcTCGTGTAACAATGTTTCAGTTTATTCCTTTTCCAATATCATTCACGAAGATGAACATATTCAAGAAACCAATAACAGCAGTGACAACTGGGCTAACGGCTATTACGTCCAATGAATCCCGCAAAGAAAACTCAGactcctcctcctcctcctcctccaaGAAAAGCACACCTGCAGTTCTTACAATCTCCTCACACAAGCAAAGGGAAGAtttcaatgaattgaaCGAGATTGAATCGCAGCGTATAGTGGAGGGGTTGAACAATGCCGCCACTTCCATCTGGTCGATCAGTGCTGGGATATCCCGTGTTAACCGCAAGAGAAATAGGTACACCAACGTTACACCATGGGATCGAACAAGAGTGAAACTTCCCGTTGTGGATGGATCCTTTTCGGATTATATTAACGCATCACACATTCACTTGAAAACCACAGCAAGCAAAATATCTAACAGATACATTGCATGTCAGGGCCCATTGGAACATACAACTCACCACTTTTGGGCAATGTGTTTCAACGAACtggaaaaacaaaaaaatgacgtggttgttgttgtaatggTGACCCCTTTGGTCGAAAACGGAATGGTAAAGTGCGACAGGTATTGGCCGGAATTGCATGAAACGTGGGATTTCACCTCCAAGAATGCAGAGGATGGTATCAAgtatgaaaaattaactCTCACAAACATTGGCGAGAATCACAAGGAACTGGAAGATTACTTGATAACCGAATTGGAGTTGAAATCGCCCACCAAGAGCAAAAAAGTTTatcactactactattataAATGGGCAGATGCCAAAGTGCCTCCATCTATCGAACCGTTAATTGCCTTGTCGCGCAGTGTTTATAAGATCAATCAGCCATTGATCGAATCTGGCAAACCGCTTGTGCCAATAGTACATTGCTCTGCCGGAGTTGGTAGATCTGGAACATTTATGGCTTTTGATCATTTGTTTAGAGATGCAGACAAGTTTCGAAACCTAGTGCACGAAGACAGAATAGCCAGTAAGGATTTAGTATACCAATCTGTCTGTCAGCTACGTAACCAACGTATGATGACGGTGCAGACTGTGTACCAGTATTGCTTTTTATATGAAGCTGCTAGAACTATATATAAGAGATAGAGTTTGTTTCtagttttgttttcttatcaatttgatttaatttttaatactTAATATACAgtttgttgcaaaaaaaaaagaaaaaataaaaaataaaaaaggtCCAATATTTGGAGAAAGAGACTTTAGGTGTTCGAAAACCTCTTTAGCAACCAAATCTTGATAGTATGATACCAGTTTCTGACCATTCAACACAAGACGTTGCAAATGCGGTGGATTTATTGATAACCTCAGACGTATTTTCGTTAGAGACCAAAAGAGATATTTCACAGCCACCATTGGCGATTGTGATGGCTACTGCAACGCTTCAACAGATTCTACTTGATCTCTTTAGAAATCAACTGACACCTGTGGCCGATACGGAAGAAGGAAACCTAAAGTTTCAAAAGAGTTTGCCATTTTCCCATTGGTACTTGACTGTGCAATCCTGCGAGATGGAATTAGTTGAGAAAATTCTCACCATTCAGAATCTAgtggaaaagaaaataaccATCAAGGGGTCTCTATTGAATGCTTTCCAACTAAATGGTTGCTATCATCAAGGTCTGATTACTTGTAAGTGCAAAGATATCCAAGACTTCATCTCAAAATTCATGAATTGTACAATAAACGAGCAACTCAGTATCTCACCGCTTGACTCACTCAACCACTTAGAAATATGCAAGAAAACAAACCTCGAAAGTAACTTATCAAAACACAAATCTATTACATTGGTGTACAATGAGACTCAAGTATCGGCCATTTTAGGGAAAGGAGGTCATACTCTTAATTCTATCAGATTCCAATCAAAATGCTGGATATATGTGCTACCTGTTTGTGGTTTCAACAAACCCAGAACTcaagaaattcaaatatcaGGCACTGTTGACAACATTGGAATAGCAGTGTATGAGATTAATAAGATAGTTTCTGGAAGTAACAAATAGAgtgggttttttttttgtttaggGTGCAACTACATCTAAGTAAAAAGAGATTTGGGTGCCGGGTGAACAGTGTCCTGCACACAGGTGGTCATCGCActcttgttctttttttttccaccACTATAATGGTGCTCATTATAGTTTTAGTGGCTTTCTTTGTCTCTTTCTTTGGGTTAATTTTTCACTCTGgcactaaaaaaaaattttcaccaTCTTCttacaaaattttcttcctcccctttttttcttccttcctttctttctttctttctttttcctctTTCCCTTCAATTAACCTACACTTATACATAATCTTAATAAAATGGCTGACGGTGTTTTCCAAGGTGCTATTGGTATCGATTTAGGTACTACTTACTCATGTGTTGCTACTTATGATTCTGCTGTTGAAATCATTGCCAACGAACAAGGTAACAGAGTCACTCCATCTTTTGTCGCTTTCACTAGTGAAGAAAGATTGATTGGTGATGCTGCTAAAAATCAAGCTGCTTTGAACCCAAAGAACACTGTTTTCGATGCTAAGCGTTTGATTGGTAGAGCTTTCGACGATGAATCTGTCCAAAAAGATATCAAGTCATGGCCATTCAAAGTTGTTGAATCCAACGGTCAACCATTGATTGAAGTTGAATACTTGGACGAAACCAAAACTTTCTCCCCACAAGAAATTTCCTCCATGGTCTTGACCAAGATGAAGGAAATTGCTGAAGCCAAGATCGgtaaaaaagttgaaaaagcTGTTGTCACTGTTCCAGCTTATTTCAATGATGCTCAAAGACAAGCCACCAAAGATGCTGGTGCCATTGCCGGTTTAAACGTTTTGAGAATCATTAACGAACCAACTGCTGCCGCCATTGCTTACGGTTTAGGTGCCGGTAAAtctgaaaaagaaagacaCGTCTTGATCTTCGATTTGGGTGGTGGTACTTTCGATGTTTCCTTATTGAACATTACTGGTGGTGTTTTCACTGTTAAAGCCACTGCTGGTGACACTCACTTGGGTGGTCAAGATTTCGATACCAACTTGTTGGAACACTTCAAGAAGGAATTCCAAAAGAAGACCGGTAACGATATTTCTGGCGATGCTAGAGCTTTAAGAAGATTGAGAACTGCTTGTGAAAGAGCTAAGAGATCTTTGTCTTCTGGTACCCAAACCACTGTTGAAATCGACTCCTTGTTTGATGGTGAAGATTTCTCTGCCAACATTACCAGAGCCAGATTTGAAGACATCAACTCTGCTTTGTTCAAATCTACTTTAGAACCAGTTGAACAAGTTT from Candida albicans SC5314 chromosome R, complete sequence encodes:
- a CDS encoding uncharacterized protein (Putative thiamine biosynthesis enzyme; decreased expression in an ssr1 null mutant; protein present in exponential and stationary growth phase yeast cultures), which gives rise to MPTLKVAYIPEHFSTPLFFAQQQGYYKAHDLSIEFVKVPEGSGRLINLLNSNEVDIAIGLTEAFIADIAKGNENIHVLDTYVKSPLLWAVSTGSNRDDVTDAKQLKRIGVSRIGSGSYVMSFVLAHQLGVPSFDQFQVLSNFKNLRDSVNLKDGVEGSDAFMWEYFTSKKYYDNHEIKQIDQIYTPWSSWVVATSSDSLQAKSDVIKNFIDAVNQGIQYYNEHVDEAIEYISSNLDYSAEDAKEWTKTVEFNSRIGKTPLDWDTIVVKTKDTLKLAGVLAESDDVILKRLNSNVKKTNL
- the VPS21 gene encoding Rab family GTPase (Late endosomal Rab small monomeric GTPase involved in transport of endocytosed proteins to the vacuole; involved in filamentous growth and virulence; Spider biofilm induced); the encoded protein is MSQHPAPATAVKLVLLGEAAVGKSSLVLRFVSNDFQENKEPTIGAAFLTQKCTIGERTIKYEIWDTAGQERFASLAPMYYRNAQAAIVVYDITKPASFIKARHWVKELHEQANRDITIALVGNKLDLVEDDSAEDGETLRKVSVEEGQSLADEEGLLFFETSAKTGNNVNEVFVGIGSKIPSVTVTGGEAQEGSNGRRIDLTANTDNANAPRSTCC
- the PTP1 gene encoding tyrosine protein phosphatase (Phosphotyrosine-specific protein phosphatase; rat catheter biofilm induced); the encoded protein is MFQFIPFPISFTKMNIFKKPITAVTTGLTAITSNESRKENSDSSSSSSSKKSTPAVLTISSHKQREDFNELNEIESQRIVEGLNNAATSIWSISAGISRVNRKRNRYTNVTPWDRTRVKLPVVDGSFSDYINASHIHLKTTASKISNRYIACQGPLEHTTHHFWAMCFNESEKQKNDVVVVVMVTPLVENGMVKCDRYWPELHETWDFTSKNAEDGIKYEKLTLTNIGENHKESEDYLITELELKSPTKSKKVYHYYYYKWADAKVPPSIEPLIALSRSVYKINQPLIESGKPLVPIVHCSAGVGRSGTFMAFDHLFRDADKFRNLVHEDRIASKDLVYQSVCQLRNQRMMTVQTVYQYCFLYEAARTIYKR
- a CDS encoding uncharacterized protein (Has domain(s) with predicted RNA binding activity) gives rise to the protein MIPVSDHSTQDVANAVDLLITSDVFSLETKRDISQPPLAIVMATATLQQILLDLFRNQSTPVADTEEGNLKFQKSLPFSHWYLTVQSCEMELVEKILTIQNLVEKKITIKGSLLNAFQLNGCYHQGSITCKCKDIQDFISKFMNCTINEQLSISPLDSLNHLEICKKTNLESNLSKHKSITLVYNETQVSAILGKGGHTLNSIRFQSKCWIYVLPVCGFNKPRTQEIQISGTVDNIGIAVYEINKIVSGSNK
- the SSB1 gene encoding Hsp70 family ATPase (HSP70 family heat shock protein; mRNA in yeast and germ tubes; at yeast cell surface, not hyphae; antigenic in human/mouse infection; macrophage, GCN-induced; possibly essential; sumoylation target; Hap43-induced; Spider biofilm repressed); this encodes MADGVFQGAIGIDLGTTYSCVATYDSAVEIIANEQGNRVTPSFVAFTSEERLIGDAAKNQAALNPKNTVFDAKRLIGRAFDDESVQKDIKSWPFKVVESNGQPLIEVEYLDETKTFSPQEISSMVLTKMKEIAEAKIGKKVEKAVVTVPAYFNDAQRQATKDAGAIAGLNVLRIINEPTAAAIAYGLGAGKSEKERHVLIFDLGGGTFDVSLLNITGGVFTVKATAGDTHLGGQDFDTNLLEHFKKEFQKKTGNDISGDARALRRLRTACERAKRSLSSGTQTTVEIDSLFDGEDFSANITRARFEDINSALFKSTLEPVEQVLKDAKISKSQVDEVVLVGGSTRIPKVQKLLSDFFDGKQLEKSINPDEAVAYGAAVQGAILTGQSTNDDTKDLLLLDVIPLSLGVAMQGNVFAPVVPRNTTVPTIKRRTFTTVADHQTTVQFPVYQGERVNCTENTLLGEFDLKNIPPMQAGEPVLEAIFEVDANGILKVTAVEKSTGRSANITISNSIGRLSTEEIEKMISDAEKFKSSDDAFAKRHEQKQKLEAYVASVESTVTDPVLSAKLKKSAKDKIEAALSDALQTLEIEESSADDYRKAELALKRAVTKGMATR